The Streptosporangiales bacterium genome contains a region encoding:
- a CDS encoding MFS transporter, protein MWLTVLRRPGSAFARRPLLLATVTAVASISPLFLVGAQAVQIGSELGLSPASLGRAVALFFGLTALSSATLGRAVQHWGARRSLVATMVGSTIALVSAALSQSVVHLALSMAVGGLANGAVHPSTNLLLVSNGDAPLGTSLGVKQAAPTVASLFAGLAVPVVALTVGWRWSFVTAAVVSLFLVYAVRMAPAPAGHETAGLSGRRATSIDGRLLLVVAVVSGCGGAAGNSLGTFLVDYGVRAVGLAEAAAGLAFALASVAGFTGRVAAGWLMDHTSRPGPLPLAGGLLLAGAVGHVLIGTGAPAGYVVGSLVAYGLGWAWPSLLHYAVVVGSPGGAARATGVLMTGFATGACLGPLVLGQLAHGLGYAAIWLVAAGSSALAGAALCVALRLRRSP, encoded by the coding sequence ATGTGGCTGACGGTGCTGCGGCGGCCCGGCAGCGCGTTCGCCCGCCGGCCGTTGTTGCTCGCCACCGTGACGGCGGTCGCGTCGATCTCGCCGCTGTTCCTCGTCGGCGCGCAGGCCGTGCAGATCGGGTCCGAGCTCGGGCTCAGCCCGGCGTCGCTCGGTCGTGCCGTCGCGTTGTTCTTCGGGCTCACCGCGCTGTCGTCGGCGACGCTCGGCCGGGCCGTGCAGCACTGGGGTGCGCGGCGGAGCCTGGTCGCGACGATGGTCGGCAGCACGATCGCGCTTGTCAGTGCCGCGCTGTCGCAGTCGGTCGTCCACCTCGCGCTTTCGATGGCCGTAGGCGGGCTGGCCAACGGCGCCGTGCACCCGTCCACCAACCTGCTGCTCGTGTCGAACGGTGACGCGCCGCTTGGCACGTCGCTGGGCGTCAAGCAGGCGGCGCCAACGGTGGCCAGCCTGTTCGCCGGGCTCGCGGTGCCGGTCGTGGCGCTGACCGTGGGCTGGCGGTGGTCGTTCGTGACCGCGGCGGTGGTGAGCCTGTTCCTCGTGTACGCGGTGCGCATGGCGCCGGCGCCGGCCGGGCACGAGACGGCGGGCTTGTCCGGGCGCCGCGCCACGAGCATCGACGGGCGGCTGCTGCTTGTCGTCGCCGTGGTCTCCGGGTGTGGCGGCGCGGCGGGCAACTCGCTCGGCACGTTCCTCGTCGACTACGGCGTGCGTGCGGTAGGCCTCGCGGAAGCGGCCGCCGGCCTGGCGTTTGCGCTGGCCAGCGTCGCCGGGTTCACCGGCAGGGTCGCCGCCGGCTGGCTGATGGACCACACGTCCCGGCCGGGACCGTTACCGCTGGCCGGCGGGCTGCTCCTCGCCGGCGCGGTTGGACACGTGCTGATCGGTACCGGCGCGCCGGCGGGGTACGTGGTCGGCTCGCTCGTCGCGTACGGGCTGGGTTGGGCGTGGCCGAGCCTGCTGCACTACGCGGTGGTCGTCGGCAGCCCTGGTGGTGCAGCACGCGCGACGGGAGTGCTGATGACCGGCTTCGCGACCGGCGCGTGCCTCGGGCCGCTGGTGCTCGGCCAGCTGGCACACGGTCTCGGCTACGCCGCTATCTGGTTGGTCGCGGCCGGGTCGAGCGCGCTCGCCGGCGCCGCGCTGTGTGTTGCACTGCGGCTGCGGAGGTCGCCGTGA